Proteins from a genomic interval of Leifsonia shinshuensis:
- a CDS encoding ABC transporter ATP-binding protein yields the protein MPAAVAARDERKPLVAPRTGSAIAAEHLVKSYSGGRGKPVVRAVDDLGFEVASGTVFGLLGPNGAGKSTTMKILSTLARADSGTAFVAGIDVNRNPGRVRRAIGFVAQKPVSDPNDTGAENLVLAGRLQGMSGRDAKARARALLDRFGLTEHAGRQVKTYSGGMARKLDVAIGLMHRPEVLFLDEPTTGLDPEARAELWAELERMTGAENLTVLLTTHYLDEADRLADRLAIVDHGRIVTGGTPEELKNGLRGDAVIVELAPDADAVVALAALERVGALREVGGDGRTLRARADNGAATLPAALAALEAAAVVVASATVARPSLDDVYLRHTGRTFTRAQESAEHVLETAS from the coding sequence ATGCCCGCCGCGGTGGCTGCCCGAGATGAAAGGAAGCCACTCGTGGCACCACGCACCGGCTCGGCGATCGCCGCCGAGCACCTCGTCAAGTCCTACAGCGGAGGCCGGGGCAAGCCCGTCGTCCGCGCCGTCGACGACCTCGGCTTCGAGGTCGCCTCCGGCACCGTCTTCGGACTCCTCGGCCCCAACGGCGCCGGCAAGTCCACCACCATGAAGATCCTGTCCACGCTCGCCCGCGCCGACTCCGGGACCGCCTTCGTCGCCGGGATCGACGTGAACCGCAACCCCGGCCGGGTGCGCAGGGCGATCGGGTTCGTTGCTCAGAAGCCCGTCTCCGACCCCAACGACACCGGAGCGGAGAACCTCGTCCTCGCGGGGCGGCTGCAGGGGATGAGCGGCCGCGACGCGAAGGCCCGCGCCCGCGCGCTGCTCGACCGGTTCGGGCTCACCGAGCACGCCGGTCGCCAGGTCAAGACCTACTCCGGCGGCATGGCGCGCAAGCTGGACGTCGCGATCGGGCTCATGCACCGGCCGGAGGTGCTCTTCCTGGACGAGCCGACCACCGGCCTCGACCCGGAGGCGCGCGCCGAGCTGTGGGCGGAGCTGGAGCGGATGACCGGGGCCGAGAACCTCACCGTGCTGCTCACGACCCACTACCTGGACGAGGCCGACCGCCTCGCCGACCGGCTGGCGATCGTCGACCACGGCCGCATCGTCACCGGCGGCACCCCGGAGGAGCTGAAGAACGGTCTCCGCGGCGACGCCGTGATCGTGGAGCTCGCACCGGACGCCGACGCCGTCGTGGCGCTCGCGGCGCTGGAGCGGGTCGGCGCCCTGCGCGAGGTCGGCGGCGACGGACGGACGCTGCGCGCCCGCGCGGACAACGGCGCCGCCACCCTGCCCGCCGCGCTCGCCGCCCTGGAGGCCGCGGCCGTCGTCGTCGCCTCCGCCACGGTCGCCCGGCCCAGCCTGGACGACGTCTACCTGCGGCACACCGGCCGCACCTTCACGCGGGCGCAGGAGTCCGCCGAGCACGTTCTGGAGACCGCATCATGA
- a CDS encoding PadR family transcriptional regulator, with protein MAKRAVSNPLALAVLACLWEKPMYPYEMTTTMRERGKEDSIRLNFGSLYAVIKSLEKHGFIRVAQTEREGNRPERVVYEITEAGRAEADGWMRELIAVPVKEYPAIETGLSLLPMLAPEVAAELLERRRDLLDAELAERAGEYERALALPLPELFMIESRYRVAIMEAERAFVADLAARIRDRSLGGVDWWERLWELFGQGHDMAEIRDRIAAGDFGREVADLFGTAEAPSPAGT; from the coding sequence ATGGCCAAGCGAGCGGTGTCCAACCCTCTGGCGCTGGCCGTCCTGGCCTGCCTCTGGGAGAAGCCGATGTATCCGTACGAGATGACGACGACGATGCGGGAGCGCGGCAAAGAGGACAGCATCCGCCTCAACTTCGGCTCCCTCTACGCCGTCATCAAGTCGCTGGAGAAGCACGGCTTCATCCGCGTGGCGCAGACCGAGCGCGAGGGCAACCGTCCGGAGCGGGTGGTGTACGAGATCACGGAGGCCGGGCGCGCGGAGGCCGACGGCTGGATGCGCGAGCTCATCGCCGTCCCGGTCAAGGAGTACCCCGCGATCGAGACCGGCCTGTCGCTGCTGCCGATGCTCGCCCCGGAGGTCGCCGCCGAGCTGCTGGAACGCCGGCGCGACCTCCTGGACGCCGAGCTCGCCGAGCGGGCCGGCGAGTACGAACGCGCGCTCGCCCTCCCGCTGCCCGAGCTCTTCATGATCGAGTCCCGGTACCGCGTCGCGATCATGGAGGCGGAGCGCGCCTTCGTCGCCGACCTCGCCGCGCGCATCCGCGACCGGTCGCTCGGCGGCGTCGACTGGTGGGAGCGGCTCTGGGAGCTGTTCGGCCAGGGCCACGACATGGCGGAGATCCGCGACCGGATCGCCGCAGGAGACTTCGGACGGGAGGTGGCCGACCTGTTCGGCACGGCGGAAGCGCCCAGCCCGGCAGGCACCTGA
- a CDS encoding alkene reductase, with protein sequence MDLFSPVSLGDLHLPNRVVMAPLTRTRSGEAGIPGPLVAEHYAQRASVGLIISEGTYPSHESRAYPGQPGIVTEEQIAGWRAVADAVHAEGGRIVMQLMHSGRVSHPLITGTDRIVAPSAVAIDGETRTTTGKVAYPVPHALTTDELATVRDEFVTAAKNAIAAGLDGVEVHGANGYLLHQFLSPVSNVRDDQYGGSPEARARFVVEVTTAIAEAVGAGRVGIRLSPMHNIQDVFETDLADATATYQAVVDGLAPLGLAYVSVLHSDPTSPLVQDLRRRFGGPFIVNSGFASVTTRDEAITLVEDAHADAVAVGRLAIANPDLVERWKGEHPENEPNPATFYSPGAEGYTDYPRLSA encoded by the coding sequence ATGGATCTGTTCTCCCCCGTCTCGCTCGGCGATCTCCACCTTCCCAACCGCGTCGTGATGGCGCCGCTCACCCGGACGCGTTCGGGCGAGGCCGGCATCCCCGGGCCCCTGGTCGCGGAACACTATGCGCAGCGGGCGAGCGTCGGCCTCATCATCTCCGAGGGCACCTACCCGAGTCACGAGTCGCGTGCGTACCCCGGCCAGCCGGGCATCGTCACGGAGGAGCAGATCGCCGGCTGGCGCGCCGTCGCCGACGCCGTGCACGCCGAGGGCGGCCGCATCGTCATGCAGCTCATGCACAGCGGTCGCGTCTCGCACCCGCTGATCACGGGGACGGACCGGATCGTCGCGCCGAGCGCCGTCGCGATCGACGGCGAGACGCGCACCACCACCGGCAAGGTCGCCTACCCGGTGCCGCACGCGCTCACCACCGACGAGCTCGCGACCGTGCGCGACGAGTTCGTCACGGCGGCGAAGAACGCCATCGCGGCCGGGCTCGACGGGGTCGAGGTGCACGGCGCCAACGGCTACCTCCTGCACCAGTTCCTCTCGCCGGTCTCCAACGTCCGCGACGACCAGTACGGCGGGTCCCCGGAGGCGCGGGCGCGCTTCGTCGTCGAGGTGACCACCGCGATCGCCGAGGCCGTGGGCGCCGGGCGGGTGGGCATCCGCCTGTCACCGATGCACAACATCCAGGATGTCTTCGAGACCGACCTCGCCGACGCCACCGCCACCTACCAGGCCGTGGTCGACGGGCTCGCGCCGCTCGGCCTCGCCTATGTGAGCGTGCTGCACAGCGACCCCACCAGCCCGCTCGTCCAGGACCTGCGCCGGCGCTTCGGAGGCCCGTTCATCGTGAACAGCGGCTTCGCTTCGGTCACCACGCGCGACGAGGCGATCACGCTGGTCGAGGACGCGCACGCGGACGCGGTGGCCGTGGGGCGTCTCGCCATCGCCAACCCCGACCTGGTGGAGCGCTGGAAGGGCGAGCACCCGGAGAACGAGCCCAACCCGGCGACCTTCTACAGCCCGGGCGCCGAGGGCTACACGGACTACCCGCGCCTGAGCGCGTAG
- a CDS encoding MarR family winged helix-turn-helix transcriptional regulator, which produces MSMGTTTAGPAKRSRTTAVSAWESLFRAQVAVMRTLAAEFPTRDISFNEYDVLFNLSRQPDRSLRLRDLNKHVLLTQPSVSRLVDRLAARGFVAKVPEPSDARGTIITLTDTGFEMFRRVAFDHMRSIAQRVGTRLDNDELEQLAALCDKLRGDE; this is translated from the coding sequence ATGAGCATGGGCACGACCACGGCAGGTCCCGCGAAGCGATCCAGGACGACCGCGGTCTCGGCGTGGGAGTCGCTCTTCCGCGCGCAGGTGGCCGTCATGCGGACGCTGGCGGCCGAGTTCCCGACCAGGGACATCTCGTTCAACGAGTACGACGTCCTGTTCAACCTCTCGCGCCAGCCCGACCGCTCGCTGCGGCTGCGCGACCTCAACAAGCACGTCCTGCTCACCCAGCCGAGCGTGAGCAGGCTGGTCGACCGGCTGGCCGCACGCGGCTTCGTCGCAAAGGTCCCGGAGCCCTCCGACGCGCGCGGGACCATCATCACGCTGACCGACACCGGCTTCGAGATGTTCCGCCGGGTCGCGTTCGACCACATGCGCTCGATCGCCCAGCGCGTCGGCACACGGCTGGACAACGACGAACTGGAGCAGCTGGCCGCCCTGTGCGACAAGCTCCGCGGCGACGAGTGA